The DNA region CGGTCGAGAGCGCCTGCAGCAGCATCTCGCGTTCGGTGTCGTAGTGGACCGGCAGCATGGCGCCGGTCGGATGGCCCCCCGTCAGGCAATTGATCTTGGTGATGTGATAGTCGAGCTTGTCGAGCAGGCGTTGGGCGCAGAACTCGGCGATTCCCAGGCCGGCCCCGTTGCCGTGAGTCTCCGGCGTCAGGTCGCGGATGGCGATCCGCTTGATCTTGGGCCACTCGTCGTCCTGGGCCTTGTGATCGTTGTACTTACGCCCGACCACGTTGGTGTCCATGCCGGCCCCGCTGATGTTCTTGCCGATCTGATCGAGGATCAGCAGATCGGCCCGCTCGAACGGCAGCCGCGGCATCCACCCGCGAGCGATGCGCAGCAGCTCTTTCTCGCGGCGTTCGAAGTCGGCCGGGGCCACGGCGTCGATCAAGGCCGTTTCGTCGTAAGCGTTCTCCACGATGCCCACGCCGCACAGGATGCGGCATTTCTCGAGCACGTGGCCCGCCACGATGCGCAGAATCTGTCCGAAGCTGTAATCCATGATGGCGCGATGATAGATCTTCGCGCCTTCATGCTTGCCGAGCCCGATGAGCATCATCTTCATCAGGCCGCTTTCGATATCACCGACGAAATTGGTGTGCGGCTTGATGCGTCCGCACACGACCGTGTGATCGGCCTCGGCGGCAAAGCGGTCGAAATGTACCGGGAAGCCCTCGGCGGTTTGACAGACGACGACCGTCTCCATCGTGGCGCGGATCGGGCAGCCGAGAAACTCCTCGGTCATGCCATACCCTTCGACGATCGCCCGCTGACCGGCGGCCGTACCACCGCCGTGGCTGCCCATCGCCGGCACGAGAAACGGCTTGGTACCCAACTCGCGCAGGTGATCGACGATCGCCTTCATCACCAGGTGGATGTTGGCGATGCCGCGGCTGCCCGCGGTGACGGCGACGCTTTGCCCGGGCCGAACGCGCTGCCCCAGATCGAGACCCGCCAGGCGATCGCGCGTCTCGCGATAAGGATCGGCCAGCCGCGAACCCTCGAACCGCTGGCGGACGCGAAACATCTGGGGCAAAGTCGACATCCAACATCTCCTCGACAGATCCGGCAATGGCTGCGTCGATCTTAGTCCTCGCCGTCGGCAGGGTCCATCGAAGCCGGCCGCGTGTTGCACGGCCATCGGGCCCAAAACAAGCCGGCGGCACCATTCACGGTG from Pirellulales bacterium includes:
- a CDS encoding nickel-dependent lactate racemase; its protein translation is MSTLPQMFRVRQRFEGSRLADPYRETRDRLAGLDLGQRVRPGQSVAVTAGSRGIANIHLVMKAIVDHLRELGTKPFLVPAMGSHGGGTAAGQRAIVEGYGMTEEFLGCPIRATMETVVVCQTAEGFPVHFDRFAAEADHTVVCGRIKPHTNFVGDIESGLMKMMLIGLGKHEGAKIYHRAIMDYSFGQILRIVAGHVLEKCRILCGVGIVENAYDETALIDAVAPADFERREKELLRIARGWMPRLPFERADLLILDQIGKNISGAGMDTNVVGRKYNDHKAQDDEWPKIKRIAIRDLTPETHGNGAGLGIAEFCAQRLLDKLDYHITKINCLTGGHPTGAMLPVHYDTEREMLLQALSTVGLVEPPQARVLWARNTLHLGEVECSTAYLDEARSRADLDILTEPRAIQFDASGDLVDFLPVMCSLEHEATAASA